In Chroicocephalus ridibundus chromosome 4, bChrRid1.1, whole genome shotgun sequence, one genomic interval encodes:
- the GPHB5 gene encoding glycoprotein hormone beta-5 — translation MKLHCVILGTLLLLLLAGCGSTLKTSAIDLRTFIGCAVREFTFLAKKPGCRGLRVTTDACWGRCETWEKPVLQPPYTEFYHRVCTYNETKMMTVKLPKCAPDVDPFYTYPVAIRCDCDICSTATTECETA, via the exons ATGAAGCTCCACTGTGTGATCCTGGGCACTCTGCTTCTCTTGCTGCTGGCCGGCTGCGGCAGCACACTCAAGACCTCCGCCATCGACCTGCGCACCTTCATCGGCTGCGCTGTGCGTGAGTTCACCTTCCTGGCCAAGAAACCCGGCTGCAGGGGGCTGCGGGTGACAACGGACGCGTGCTGGGGACGCTGCGAGACTTGGGAG AAGCCCGTGCTGCAACCACCTTACACCGAATTTTACCACCGTGTTTGCACCTACAACGAGACCAAGATGATGACGGTGAAGCTGCCCAAGTGTGCCCCCGATGTGGATCCCTTCTACACGTACCCAGTGGCCATCCGCTGCGACTGTGACATCTGCTCCACAGCCACGACCGAATGCGAGACTGCCTGA